The genomic DNA CAAGGGAGCAGAGGACGCCGGCGCGATCTTCATTCGCCAGCGGACGCGTTTGGGCACCGAGACGCTCTTTGCCCCGGCGCCGCAGAATTTCTTCGCCGACGAGATTGATCTCGGCCGCAAGTTCGAAGTGCGGCTCAGCGACAGCGACGCCGAGCAGGTCGACGCGGCGCTTGCAAGCGAGATCCGCTTCGATCCGGATTGCTGGATCGTGGAGATCGAGCTGGACGACCGCGGCGATCTGTTCGAGGTCGTTGCCGAAGATGGAAAAGGCCGGCCCTGACGCCGTCTTGCCGAATGCGCCGACCTGCTTGACTCTCCACTTGGTGGAGGCCGTAGGACGCGTTTATGGACGATCAAATCTTTTCGATAGGCGAAGTTTCGAAGCTGAGCGGCGTACCGGTCAGGCGGCTTCGGTTTTACTCGGACAAGGGGTTGCTGCCACCGTCCACACGGACGGAGAGCGGTTACCGCATGTATTCCGGGGCCGACCTGGCGCGGCTGGACCTCGTTCTTGCCCTGCGTGAAGCGGGCGTGAGCCTCGCGGACATCCGCAAGATCCTGGCCAACCGAACCTCGTTTACCGACGTTCTGGCTTTGCGGCTTCGAACGCTCGAAACGGAAATCCGGTCAAAGCGCCGGATCGCCACGGCCTTGAGAATGGCTTTGAGGATCCATGAACCCTCCCCAACGGATCTCAGGAGATTGTGGACCGTGACCAGGATTTCAAAGACGGAATTTCGTGCCGCGCTCGAGCGTTTCTATGATGACGTCGCCGGCGGCGCGCCGATGGATGCGGCGTGGAAGACGAAAATGATGGATGCCGGTACGCCGGACCTGCCGGACGACCCGACAGCCGAACAGGTCGACGCGTGGGCGGAACTGATGGAGATGCTGTCGGACAAGGCCTATGCCGCCGAGATGCGCGCCCACATGTCGGACCTGTGGACGCAGGAGTTCGATCCCGCCGCCTACGCTCAAGCCGCCGATGCCACCTTTGCGCGGGTGAGAGCGGCGATCGACCATGGCCTGGGGCCCCAGTCGGCCCTCGGCAGAGAGATCGCTGCCGACTGGCTGGCGCAGTCGGCAAGGGCGATGAAGCGGGCTCCGGATCAGGTTTTCCTGGATTGGCAGCTCGAACAGTACCGCAAGCACCACGCCCGTTCGGCGCGTTACCAGGAATTGATGGCGGTGTTGCAGGGGCAGGCGCCGCAGGCTCCGACCGGTCGCGAGTGGAGCTGGATCATCGACGCGATGAAGCAGCTTTTCTAGGGCGGGGAGGTCGGCTCCATCGCTGAAGTTGCGAGACATGCCCGCGTGAACGGCAGCATGTGTCAGCTGCGGCGGCGGCCAAATAGTCGCTGCGGCTGGCCGTTGACGGACGTTGCTGCAACTTTGCGCGGGCCGACGTGGCGCGTGTCGTTTGCAGTATTTTCGGCAAAATAGGCTTCGTGCCTTGCCGCGGGCGCCGCGTCTTCGGCTTCCGCCTCGAGCCAGGCATCGAGCTGCGCGCGACAGGCGGTGCGGTCCATGGCGCCAATCAAGGCGCCGGCATGGCTGGTTTCGCCAAAGGGCTCGCGAAGATGTGGATAGAGGGCCTGAAGCACGAAGCCGGCATCGGCCACATCGACGTCGAGTGCGACCAGGCTCGTTGCCAGCAGCTGTCCGGAAATATCGAGCAGGATGCGCTCGACCTGCGCATCCCTGGTGCCGAGCGCCTGACCGAGGACACGCGAGAACAGGATGATTTCGCCGCTCCTCGCAAAACGCACGAGCAGAGCGGCATGTACGTCTGTCATCGTCGCGGACGACGGCGTCTGTGGAATATTTTGCGGACGGGCGCCAGCGAGCGCCTTGATCTCGCGGCGAAGCGCCTCTTCGCGCGCTGTACGCAATGAAGCGGCTTCGTCTTCCTGGCTCGCTTGCTCTGCTGCTGCCGCTTTCACGGCGCTGCTGCGCGCTGCCAGTCCCGGCGGGTTGTGATGTTCGACGAGCGCATCGACGACGAGCGGAGAGAGGTTCGGGCGGCGGCCAATGGCGGCGGCATGTTCCGGCCCGCGCTCACGGATGATCGTTATCAGCGTCCGGTCCGCGATCGCCTTCGAACGGGTCAGGAAAATTGCCGCGATGGCGATCGGCATACCGCCGATCAGCGCTGCGACTGTCTCTGGAACTTGCTGGCATTGCGAAAGGGCGGCTGCAGCCTGCCGGCGGGCTTCGTTGCTGGAACCAAGGAAGAGCGGCTCGAACAGTTCGGCAAATTGCTTCATGTCGGACTTGCGGGGAAAACGCAGGTTTTCGAAACCGGTGACGGTCGCCATCAGGACGACGTCCTTCAAGCGGCCAGTCTGTGGCCTTTCCAACTCACGAAAGCGATCCGTCACGATAATTCCCTGCACGCAAAACATGATCGCCATTGCCGGCGATCCGGAACGGCACACGTCGCAAAAATTAGAAGAAAAGCGTTAGCGTACTGTTAACTATGGATGTTGGAGCTTTATTCAGGCTTGCGGCACACCCAGGGCGGGCGGAGCGCCTACGGATCGCCGCGCCGGCACGGCAAATCTCGGGGACATCCGCGGCCGTAGCCATAAAAAATCCACATGCTGTCATGAGTTATCGCGGCGACGGTGAAGGGCCCGGACGCCCGCCGACGTTGGGGGCCGTGTGAAGAGGGGCCTCTCCATGGGAGATATGGAACTGTGAAGAAATTTATTCTGCGCGCAGCGGCGGTCTGCGCGCTCCTTGTGGCTCCGGCGATTGCGCAGGCTGCCGAGGGCTTTGCTACCGCCAACGTCAACATGCGCTCCGGTCCGAGCACGCGCTACCCGGCGGTGTCGATGATCCCGGTGGGCGAATCAGTCGAAATCCATGGCTGCCTTGCGGATCTGCCGTGGTGCGACGTGTCGTTCTACGGCGGCCGTGGCTGGGTTGCCGGCCGTTATGTCCAGGCCGACTATCGCCGCAACCGCGTCTATGTCGAACCGCGTTATTATCGCCCGCTCGGCATTCCGACGGTTGTCTTCCAGTTCGACAACTATTGGGACCGCAACTACCGCGGCCGCGATTTCTATCGTGAACGCGATCGCTGGCGCCGCGGACCGGATTGGGTCGATGACCGGCGTGATAGCCGCGATTGGGAGCGGCAGCGCGAGCGCGAGCGCCGTGACTGGGAGCGTGAGCGGCGCAGCAATCAGCGCGACTGGGAGCGCCGGCAGCGCGACGAGGACAAGTGGCGCGACGACGAATGGCGCCGTCAGCGGACAGAACGCGAGGATCGGCGTGATTGGGAACGCCGCGACGACGGCGTGCGCGTGCGGCAGGACGACGGCACCGTCTATGAGCGCGCCCGTCCGGCTCCGATGGTTCGCTGCCAGATCGACGATCCCTACTGCGAGAACTGATCCGCACACGGGGCGTCGGCGCGCCTTGTCTGATGGAAAAAAACGGGCGGCCCTGGTCGCCCGTTTTGCGTTTCGCGAACCTGCTTTCAACGGTTTTTGGCGGAACCAAACGCCAGCCGGCGCGTTGAGCCCGCGCAGACAAGGGAGCGTTGTAATGGTCGAAAAGAAACTGCAAGCGGTGGAAAAAGTTGCCGTGAGTGAAGCCGAATCGGACGCCCGCGCCGAGGTCGACGCACAGATCGCCGAGCTGCGCGCGGAAATCGCCCGCCTGACGGAAGCGGTCACGGCGATCGGAACGAGCACGAAAGCGGTTGTGCAGGGCGAGGCGGATCTTCTGGCTGAGCGCGTGCGCGAGCGTGTGCGCGACGAGCCTCTGTCGACCCTGGTTGCCGTTGCGGGCGTGTCGTTCCTGTTCGGTTTGATGTCCCGGCGCTAGCGGCGAGGCGGGTCTTCGCCCGGATTGCCGTTGTTACCTTGGATACATCGCCGGGGCCGTTTGACAGACATACTGAACGCAGGTTGGGGTTGCAGATCGTTTATTAGTAATCTGTTAACCAACCTGTGGCTCAATCGAAGTGGACCCGGTATCATCGGGTCGCGTCGTGAACCAGGACAGCAACATCCGGGCGACCGGAAGAAGGAGCAAACGAGAAAGGCGCGCCTGTCCAGGAAAGATCTGGGAAAATGCGCTGGCCCGAGAAGGGCAGGGTGAAATCTGTACGGTAGTTCATCCGTCTCAAGACTTTGTGGAGACGAGCATGGCAGACGTTATCAGAATTCAGGACCGCAAGGTTCGTATACCTCCGCACCGGCCTCCGGCCATTTCGGGTGGAGCGAAAGTGCTGCTGTTCACCGGCATCCGCTACGAGCGCCTCGATCGCGACCCGCAGCCGACAGCGCCAGACGGACGCCGCATCAAGAAGCAATGAGCCGCGGCACTCCTGCGTATTAGGCGACCGAAACGGTCGCGTTCAAGACACTGTCCTTGCCCGGTTCTGCGGGCTCATCCCCCATGCACTGCTGCGCCCGACGCGGCATCGAATCATCGCCGCGCATCTCGGCGTGGATTTTCTTAGCTTGCCCCTGTTGCTCGACGACCATAGCGGATGGTCTAGCGA from Ensifer adhaerens includes the following:
- a CDS encoding DUF2336 domain-containing protein, translating into MFCVQGIIVTDRFRELERPQTGRLKDVVLMATVTGFENLRFPRKSDMKQFAELFEPLFLGSSNEARRQAAAALSQCQQVPETVAALIGGMPIAIAAIFLTRSKAIADRTLITIIRERGPEHAAAIGRRPNLSPLVVDALVEHHNPPGLAARSSAVKAAAAEQASQEDEAASLRTAREEALRREIKALAGARPQNIPQTPSSATMTDVHAALLVRFARSGEIILFSRVLGQALGTRDAQVERILLDISGQLLATSLVALDVDVADAGFVLQALYPHLREPFGETSHAGALIGAMDRTACRAQLDAWLEAEAEDAAPAARHEAYFAENTANDTRHVGPRKVAATSVNGQPQRLFGRRRS
- a CDS encoding DUF1491 family protein, whose protein sequence is MRLKSHIFVSSLLRRAFSLGGYAAVLRKGAEDAGAIFIRQRTRLGTETLFAPAPQNFFADEIDLGRKFEVRLSDSDAEQVDAALASEIRFDPDCWIVEIELDDRGDLFEVVAEDGKGRP
- a CDS encoding SH3 domain-containing protein is translated as MKKFILRAAAVCALLVAPAIAQAAEGFATANVNMRSGPSTRYPAVSMIPVGESVEIHGCLADLPWCDVSFYGGRGWVAGRYVQADYRRNRVYVEPRYYRPLGIPTVVFQFDNYWDRNYRGRDFYRERDRWRRGPDWVDDRRDSRDWERQRERERRDWERERRSNQRDWERRQRDEDKWRDDEWRRQRTEREDRRDWERRDDGVRVRQDDGTVYERARPAPMVRCQIDDPYCEN
- a CDS encoding MerR family transcriptional regulator, producing MDDQIFSIGEVSKLSGVPVRRLRFYSDKGLLPPSTRTESGYRMYSGADLARLDLVLALREAGVSLADIRKILANRTSFTDVLALRLRTLETEIRSKRRIATALRMALRIHEPSPTDLRRLWTVTRISKTEFRAALERFYDDVAGGAPMDAAWKTKMMDAGTPDLPDDPTAEQVDAWAELMEMLSDKAYAAEMRAHMSDLWTQEFDPAAYAQAADATFARVRAAIDHGLGPQSALGREIAADWLAQSARAMKRAPDQVFLDWQLEQYRKHHARSARYQELMAVLQGQAPQAPTGREWSWIIDAMKQLF